Proteins encoded within one genomic window of Amorphoplanes friuliensis DSM 7358:
- a CDS encoding SMP-30/gluconolactonase/LRE family protein translates to MTVPRPPAPWLIRPVKLPATTPPALIGPWAADDTRLDDVEKIEVPGGHGPEDVAVGADGQIFSGTEDGRIWRWPPDAHAGATPVLLADTGGRPLGIEADPRDGSLIVCDAYRGLLRVTADGTITDLTHRVGGSRILLCNNAAVARDGVVYFTDSSTRFPVSHWRRDLLEHRPNGRVLAYDPASGGTEVVAEGFHFPNGVALTPEEDALLLCETVSHRLVRLSLPGGKVTDLGDLPAYPDNMSAVGDGTYWIALASPRVAIAERLLPHPHLRRIAAVLPARLQPQPLPYTIAALVDGDGTVLRTLHGPAGRYVMATGVRQHGDTLWLGSLTESAIARTSLAN, encoded by the coding sequence ATGACCGTTCCGCGTCCGCCCGCGCCCTGGCTCATCCGGCCGGTCAAGCTGCCCGCGACCACACCGCCGGCGCTGATCGGGCCGTGGGCCGCCGATGACACGCGTCTCGACGACGTCGAGAAGATCGAGGTCCCCGGTGGTCACGGTCCCGAGGATGTCGCGGTCGGCGCCGACGGCCAGATCTTCTCCGGTACGGAGGACGGCCGCATCTGGCGCTGGCCGCCCGACGCGCACGCCGGCGCCACACCCGTGCTGCTCGCGGACACCGGCGGCCGGCCGCTGGGCATCGAGGCCGACCCGCGCGACGGGAGCCTGATCGTCTGCGACGCCTATCGCGGGCTGCTGCGGGTGACCGCGGACGGCACGATCACCGACCTGACGCACCGGGTCGGGGGCAGCCGCATCCTGCTGTGCAACAACGCCGCGGTGGCCCGCGACGGCGTCGTCTACTTCACCGACAGCTCCACCCGCTTCCCGGTCTCGCACTGGCGTCGTGACCTGCTCGAGCACCGCCCCAACGGGCGGGTGCTGGCGTACGACCCGGCGTCGGGCGGCACCGAGGTGGTGGCCGAGGGGTTCCACTTCCCCAACGGTGTGGCCCTGACGCCGGAGGAGGACGCGCTGCTGCTGTGCGAGACGGTGTCGCACCGGCTGGTGCGCCTGTCGCTGCCCGGTGGCAAGGTCACCGATCTGGGAGACCTGCCGGCCTATCCGGACAACATGTCGGCGGTCGGTGACGGCACCTACTGGATCGCGCTGGCCAGCCCGCGGGTGGCGATCGCCGAGAGGCTGCTCCCCCATCCTCACCTGCGGCGGATCGCCGCCGTGCTGCCGGCGCGGCTGCAGCCTCAGCCGTTGCCGTACACGATCGCCGCGCTCGTGGACGGCGACGGGACGGTGCTGCGGACCCTGCACGGTCCGGCGGGCCGGTACGTCATGGCGACGGGGGTCCGGCAGCACGGTGACACGCTCTGGCTCGGCAGCCTCACCGAGAGTGCGATTGCCCGGACGAGCCTGGCGAACTGA
- a CDS encoding serine hydrolase domain-containing protein, translated as MTSTTEQTPIRAAAEPSWWDRQGDLIMRRPFNEWTFTHMSWLMPTERVSRGGAHLPLPLSPCPLDLTYRFEDADHTLTELHRRTFTTAFVVLHHGEIVHETYPGAFAGPRTRMQLFSVSKSVTSLLVGIALADGTIGSIKDRVTDYRPDFLGTAYEETTLAELLDMTSGVGDAEVWDVPDSGIKRFEQAVMGGGSVTDVVRSAPRRAAPGERFNYSTFDAQILGWVLEAATGRSLAAYASERLWQHLGADRDAYYWLTRGRPRTALGAGSLNATPRDLARIGLLMANDGMVAGEQIVPRDWVRRSRGSDQPQLGVGSLGPSGYDHYGYSNQWWTLGDSAFQAFTGVGVHGQYLFVDPGADVVIVKCSAWPTQDDERRDRETITALRRIADHFA; from the coding sequence ATGACCAGCACGACGGAGCAGACACCGATCCGCGCCGCCGCGGAACCCTCCTGGTGGGACCGCCAGGGCGACCTGATCATGCGCCGGCCGTTCAACGAGTGGACCTTCACCCACATGAGCTGGCTGATGCCGACCGAGCGGGTCTCCCGCGGTGGTGCGCACCTGCCGCTGCCGCTCAGCCCGTGCCCGCTCGACCTCACCTACCGTTTCGAGGACGCCGACCACACCCTCACCGAGCTGCACCGCCGCACCTTCACCACGGCGTTCGTGGTGCTGCACCACGGCGAGATCGTGCACGAGACCTACCCCGGCGCGTTCGCCGGCCCGCGCACCCGCATGCAGCTGTTCTCGGTCTCCAAGTCGGTGACCTCGCTGCTGGTCGGCATCGCCCTGGCCGACGGCACGATCGGCAGCATCAAGGACCGCGTCACCGATTACCGGCCCGACTTCCTCGGTACCGCCTACGAGGAGACCACCCTGGCCGAGCTGCTCGACATGACCAGCGGTGTCGGCGACGCCGAGGTGTGGGACGTGCCCGACAGCGGCATCAAACGCTTCGAGCAGGCCGTGATGGGCGGTGGCAGCGTCACCGACGTGGTGCGTTCGGCGCCGCGCCGGGCCGCGCCGGGTGAGCGCTTCAACTACTCGACGTTCGACGCGCAGATCCTGGGCTGGGTGCTCGAGGCCGCGACGGGACGGTCGCTGGCCGCGTACGCGTCCGAGCGGCTGTGGCAGCACCTCGGCGCCGACCGCGACGCCTATTACTGGCTCACCCGGGGACGGCCCCGCACGGCGCTGGGTGCCGGCTCGCTCAACGCCACTCCCCGCGATCTCGCCCGCATCGGCCTGCTGATGGCCAACGACGGCATGGTCGCCGGCGAGCAGATCGTGCCGCGCGACTGGGTCCGGCGCAGTCGTGGCAGCGACCAGCCCCAGCTCGGGGTCGGTTCTCTCGGACCGAGCGGTTACGACCACTACGGATATTCCAACCAGTGGTGGACACTCGGCGACAGCGCTTTCCAGGCCTTCACCGGCGTCGGTGTCCACGGGCAGTACCTCTTCGTCGACCCCGGTGCCGACGTCGTGATCGTCAAGTGCAGTGCCTGGCCCACCCAGGACGACGAACGCCGCGACCGCGAGACCATCACCGCGTTGCGCCGCATCGCCGATCATTTCGCCTGA
- a CDS encoding alpha/beta fold hydrolase, whose translation MNSALLKWVAAVNVALVCAAILLFAGGPAAATVAPGTVLVTTTATLPPELAPLATGKRIAYVTTAPNGAILTATGLVLTPKTNKKNKTVVWGHGTTGLADKCAPSASQNVFWPEARQAVAALLNKGWTVTAPDYPGLGVPGNHPYLIGLSEARSMIDSVKAARSLDSKLTTQYALDGHSQGGQGALFAGQIAPSYDGSLVLKGVASIAPVSNAQIFAPLVPGTPGQGYLVMALYGLNAADPTFDPNSVLAAPAKQKAPVLQNGCLYEILDAYAPLTPEQLLVGGALPESVVTKLANYVDPARSAPTAPVLLIQGTDDEAVPYGLTAGPLLDELTAYGTQPVDFVSVDGANHDGAVFATTGQVATWIAARFA comes from the coding sequence ATGAACTCTGCCCTGCTCAAATGGGTGGCCGCCGTCAATGTCGCGCTGGTCTGCGCCGCCATTCTGCTGTTCGCCGGTGGCCCGGCGGCCGCAACCGTCGCACCGGGAACGGTCCTGGTCACCACGACGGCCACCCTGCCGCCGGAGCTGGCTCCCCTGGCGACCGGCAAGCGCATCGCGTACGTGACGACGGCCCCGAACGGCGCCATTCTGACCGCCACCGGTCTGGTCCTGACACCGAAGACCAACAAGAAGAACAAAACCGTGGTGTGGGGCCACGGCACGACCGGGCTGGCGGACAAATGTGCGCCGTCGGCGAGCCAGAACGTCTTCTGGCCGGAGGCGCGCCAGGCCGTCGCGGCGCTGCTGAACAAGGGCTGGACGGTCACCGCCCCCGACTACCCGGGCCTGGGCGTCCCCGGCAACCACCCGTACCTGATCGGCCTGAGCGAGGCCCGCTCGATGATCGACAGTGTCAAGGCGGCCCGCAGCCTGGACAGCAAACTCACCACCCAGTACGCCCTCGACGGTCACTCCCAGGGTGGCCAGGGCGCCCTCTTCGCCGGTCAGATCGCACCCTCGTACGACGGCTCGCTGGTGCTCAAGGGTGTCGCGTCGATCGCGCCGGTGTCGAACGCGCAGATCTTCGCGCCGCTGGTCCCGGGCACGCCCGGCCAGGGTTACCTCGTGATGGCCCTGTACGGCCTGAACGCCGCCGACCCCACCTTCGACCCCAACTCCGTGCTGGCGGCGCCGGCCAAGCAGAAGGCGCCGGTCCTGCAGAACGGGTGCCTCTACGAGATCCTCGACGCGTACGCGCCGCTGACGCCCGAGCAGTTGCTGGTCGGGGGCGCCCTGCCGGAGTCGGTCGTCACCAAGCTGGCCAACTACGTCGACCCCGCACGGTCGGCGCCCACCGCGCCGGTGCTGCTGATCCAGGGCACCGACGACGAGGCCGTGCCGTACGGCCTGACCGCGGGACCGCTGCTGGACGAACTGACCGCCTACGGCACACAGCCCGTCGACTTCGTGTCGGTCGACGGCGCCAACCACGACGGCGCGGTGTTCGCGACGACCGGCCAGGTCGCCACGTGGATCGCGGCCCGTTTCGCCTGA
- a CDS encoding DUF1684 domain-containing protein has product MDEKQWETWHAGHERRLADPHGFLAITSLNFLTAEPQRFPDAPGSWSTGPDGVTVDLADGETLTVRGQTVTGLHHFGPLAERSGVDAVAGDAVIEIARRGGFDIVRPRHPENPLRTQFRGVPAYEPTEKWQITGRYVAFDQPRDVTVGAAVEGLEHVYESPGRVEFEAGGVPLALTVFNGSTPGSLFALFTDKTSGVTTYAANRSLTIDAPAADGSVVLDFNRATNLVCAYTDFATCPLPPAENRLPVAVEAGEKIPYERLAA; this is encoded by the coding sequence ATGGATGAGAAGCAGTGGGAGACGTGGCACGCCGGGCACGAACGCCGGCTGGCCGACCCGCACGGGTTCCTGGCCATCACCAGCCTGAACTTCCTGACCGCCGAGCCGCAGCGGTTCCCCGACGCCCCGGGGTCCTGGAGCACCGGCCCGGACGGCGTCACCGTCGACCTGGCCGACGGCGAGACGCTGACCGTCCGCGGGCAGACCGTCACCGGCCTGCACCACTTCGGCCCGCTGGCCGAGCGCAGCGGCGTCGACGCCGTCGCCGGTGACGCGGTCATCGAGATCGCCCGGCGTGGTGGCTTCGACATCGTCCGGCCGCGCCACCCCGAGAACCCCCTGCGGACGCAGTTCCGCGGTGTCCCGGCGTACGAGCCGACCGAGAAATGGCAGATCACCGGTCGCTACGTGGCGTTCGACCAGCCGCGGGACGTCACGGTCGGCGCCGCGGTCGAAGGGCTCGAACACGTCTACGAATCGCCGGGCCGCGTCGAGTTCGAGGCCGGTGGGGTGCCGCTGGCGCTGACCGTCTTCAACGGCAGCACCCCCGGGTCACTCTTCGCCCTCTTCACCGACAAGACGTCCGGCGTCACCACCTACGCCGCGAACCGCAGCCTGACCATCGACGCCCCGGCGGCCGACGGGAGCGTGGTCCTCGACTTCAACCGGGCTACGAACCTCGTGTGTGCGTACACGGACTTTGCGACCTGCCCGCTGCCCCCGGCCGAGAACCGCCTGCCGGTCGCGGTCGAGGCCGGCGAGAAGATCCCGTACGAGCGCCTGGCCGCCTAG
- a CDS encoding insulinase family protein has product MIRHTEVDGVPTLIAPTSGPMTAGLMFRVGRADETLPRTGITHLLEHLVLHPLGQADYHYNGATAPVTTYFHMQGPEKDVAGFLSGVCDALNDLPLHRLETEKEILRTEGSSRSSHVTEPMALWRYGARDHGLVSYPEWGLNMITPDDLLAWSARYFTRDNAVLWIAGRDVPPGLTLRLPGGERRPVPAPSSALPRTPAYFAGDSRAVALEAVVRRRTAASVFAGVLERELFRGLRQEGGLSYTAGTDYNPRGDGNAVITALADALPEKQDAVLGGFIDILAKIRVGRIEQTDIDAVVAKTVDALDNAEVYASRLPSHAFSLLTGDRQVPVDELAGELRKVTVADVHEVALEAFGSALLMVPEGRSADWAGFTEAPTTSDRAVSGTVYPHLENGAVRLMVGPEGVSVAGIQDVVTVRYDQCACVLGWPDGRRMLIGTDAVTVAVEPTMFGGAAAALPFIDAALPAQLRVVMPARDPQSIPQPDPQRHHAAVAGPAGATGSRSWSIAGIVVLVLMFLLFGCLSGSLALGLLVEDKPDNDLWVIVGGGTLLAGYLGYAVVRNIQRFRRTT; this is encoded by the coding sequence ATGATCCGGCACACCGAGGTCGACGGTGTCCCCACACTGATCGCCCCCACCTCCGGGCCGATGACCGCCGGGCTGATGTTCCGGGTCGGCCGGGCCGACGAGACGCTGCCGCGCACGGGCATCACCCACCTGCTCGAGCACCTCGTCCTGCACCCGCTGGGCCAGGCGGACTATCACTACAACGGCGCCACGGCCCCGGTCACGACGTACTTCCACATGCAGGGGCCCGAGAAGGACGTCGCCGGGTTCCTGTCCGGAGTGTGCGACGCCCTCAACGACCTGCCGCTGCACCGGCTCGAGACCGAGAAGGAGATCCTGCGCACCGAGGGCAGCAGCCGCTCGTCGCACGTGACCGAGCCGATGGCCCTGTGGCGCTACGGCGCCCGCGACCACGGCCTGGTGAGCTACCCCGAGTGGGGGCTCAACATGATCACCCCCGACGACCTGCTGGCCTGGTCGGCGCGCTACTTCACCCGCGACAACGCCGTACTCTGGATCGCCGGCCGCGACGTGCCCCCCGGCCTGACACTGCGCCTGCCGGGTGGTGAGCGCCGGCCGGTGCCCGCGCCCTCCTCGGCGTTGCCGCGTACGCCCGCCTACTTCGCCGGTGACTCCCGTGCCGTCGCGCTGGAGGCGGTCGTCCGCCGCCGCACCGCCGCGTCGGTCTTCGCCGGGGTGCTCGAGCGTGAACTGTTCCGGGGTCTGCGCCAGGAAGGTGGCCTGTCGTACACCGCCGGCACCGACTACAACCCGCGCGGCGACGGCAACGCCGTCATCACCGCGCTGGCCGACGCCCTGCCCGAGAAGCAGGACGCGGTGCTCGGCGGGTTCATCGACATCCTGGCCAAGATCCGGGTCGGCCGCATCGAGCAGACCGACATCGACGCGGTGGTCGCCAAGACCGTCGACGCCCTGGACAACGCCGAGGTGTACGCCTCCCGGCTGCCGTCACACGCATTCTCGCTGCTCACCGGCGACCGGCAGGTGCCGGTCGACGAGCTGGCCGGCGAACTCCGAAAGGTGACGGTCGCAGACGTGCACGAGGTCGCCCTGGAGGCGTTCGGCTCGGCGCTGCTCATGGTGCCGGAGGGCCGCAGCGCGGACTGGGCCGGCTTCACCGAGGCACCCACGACGTCCGACCGCGCGGTCAGCGGCACGGTCTATCCCCACCTGGAAAACGGCGCTGTCCGGCTGATGGTGGGTCCGGAGGGTGTCAGCGTGGCGGGCATCCAGGACGTGGTCACCGTCCGATACGACCAGTGCGCCTGCGTCCTCGGCTGGCCCGACGGCCGCCGCATGCTGATCGGCACCGACGCGGTGACCGTCGCAGTCGAACCAACCATGTTCGGCGGCGCCGCGGCGGCCCTGCCGTTCATCGACGCGGCCCTGCCGGCGCAGCTGCGCGTGGTGATGCCGGCCCGCGACCCGCAGTCGATCCCGCAACCCGATCCGCAGCGCCACCACGCGGCCGTCGCCGGCCCGGCCGGCGCCACCGGCAGCAGGTCGTGGTCGATCGCCGGGATCGTGGTGCTGGTACTGATGTTCCTGCTCTTCGGATGTCTTTCCGGCTCACTCGCCCTCGGGCTGCTCGTCGAGGACAAACCCGACAACGACCTGTGGGTGATCGTCGGGGGAGGAACCCTGCTGGCGGGCTACCTCGGCTACGCGGTCGTCCGCAACATCCAGCGCTTCCGCCGCACGACCTGA
- a CDS encoding M14 family zinc carboxypeptidase has protein sequence MEKSRILAGLGAVLLTTSLVAPPASAAPGDPGMPSTRDFGNGPERNQVAAETPGTSRITTGLDAAPDQRWSPRRQGYPRQTELPVYPENPADKSIKLGLVPYHGIAPKLNALQEVSDRVSAEVAGHSALGRDLYLVTVTAPETRAEAARQDRWRALIEDDPAAAKRDRILQRDYKAPVWINANIHGDEWEGTDGALRVIERLATATDAATARLLSRTRVYVTVTNNPDGRIAGTRANGAGFDINRDHATSSQPESRAVRDVVIATQPFVMLDEHGYTGTTLIEPATPPHGQNYEYDLYIKHALPNAEGMEAAIQRLGYPETARADIPFRDYAPGDWDDWPPIFTPMYAIYQGAVGHTVEIPWQVNRNAYETLPVEELRRRSAVNTDVAAATIEAAVGYADTHRGALLADQIEQFRRGWAGAPSPQIPDGFVEGFGPEDRYSTTFPRAYVIPAGAGQRSPAAAARLVDHLAAHDVRVTRARHDFSLAGKRYARGSYVVDMHQPKRGLANVLLEAGRDISDLVPQMYDISGWSHRLLWGASVDISATVAPRVATTPVTIAAPTGAVPAAKGRDLVLTLRDGADVRAVNALLDLGVKLRRTDAATVVVPAVARRDAQVVADRFGVRFSTAPRGTGGTPFEAPVLAAAVSADELFALREMGFEVRTVSTALLSAGADLSAVDTLVVSSGLSYAQLNPVGKAEVDELLARGGVVTRGATGAAFNAATGLLPATAVTGRGDANGVVAVQNTGPVVGAGSLPHSFVYSPIWFTGTGFTVEQRYAADPLVAGHWLPSAPGAGGPEQAAGQASVISGATTRGGRAVLFGTEPLFRAHPKGLYAQFARALFWTSS, from the coding sequence GTGGAAAAGTCGCGGATTCTCGCCGGACTCGGCGCGGTGCTCCTGACCACCTCCCTTGTCGCTCCGCCGGCGTCGGCCGCACCGGGAGACCCGGGGATGCCCTCGACCCGGGACTTCGGCAACGGCCCCGAACGCAACCAGGTCGCCGCCGAGACACCCGGGACGAGCCGCATCACCACCGGGCTCGACGCCGCACCGGACCAGCGCTGGAGTCCTCGCCGGCAGGGCTATCCGCGGCAGACCGAACTGCCCGTGTACCCCGAGAACCCCGCCGACAAGTCGATCAAGCTGGGACTGGTGCCGTACCACGGGATCGCACCGAAGCTGAACGCGCTGCAGGAGGTCTCGGACCGGGTGTCGGCGGAGGTGGCCGGGCACTCGGCGCTGGGCCGCGACCTCTACCTGGTCACCGTGACCGCGCCCGAGACCAGGGCCGAGGCGGCCCGCCAGGACCGCTGGCGGGCGCTGATCGAGGACGACCCGGCGGCGGCGAAGCGCGACCGGATCCTCCAGCGTGACTACAAGGCGCCTGTGTGGATCAACGCGAACATCCACGGTGACGAGTGGGAGGGCACCGACGGCGCCCTGCGGGTCATCGAGCGCCTCGCGACCGCCACCGACGCGGCCACGGCACGCCTGCTCAGCCGTACCCGGGTCTATGTGACGGTGACCAACAACCCGGACGGGCGGATCGCCGGGACCCGGGCCAACGGCGCCGGGTTCGACATCAACCGCGATCACGCGACCAGCTCGCAGCCGGAGTCCCGGGCAGTGCGCGACGTGGTCATCGCGACGCAGCCGTTCGTGATGCTCGACGAGCACGGTTACACCGGCACGACGCTGATCGAGCCGGCCACACCGCCGCACGGCCAGAACTACGAGTACGACCTGTACATCAAGCACGCCCTGCCGAACGCCGAGGGCATGGAGGCGGCGATCCAGCGGCTCGGCTACCCGGAGACCGCCCGCGCCGACATCCCGTTCCGCGACTACGCGCCCGGCGACTGGGACGACTGGCCGCCGATCTTCACCCCGATGTACGCGATCTACCAGGGCGCCGTCGGGCACACCGTGGAGATTCCGTGGCAGGTCAACCGCAACGCCTACGAGACGCTGCCGGTCGAGGAGCTGCGCCGCCGCTCGGCGGTCAACACCGACGTCGCCGCCGCCACCATCGAGGCCGCGGTCGGTTATGCCGACACCCACCGCGGTGCCCTGCTGGCCGACCAGATCGAGCAGTTCCGGCGCGGCTGGGCGGGCGCGCCGTCGCCGCAGATCCCGGACGGCTTCGTCGAGGGTTTCGGCCCCGAGGACCGCTACTCGACCACGTTCCCGCGCGCCTACGTCATCCCCGCCGGTGCCGGCCAGCGCTCACCGGCCGCGGCGGCCCGGCTGGTCGACCACCTCGCCGCCCACGACGTACGCGTGACCAGAGCGCGCCACGACTTCTCGCTGGCCGGCAAGCGGTACGCCCGCGGCAGCTACGTCGTCGACATGCACCAGCCCAAACGCGGCCTGGCCAACGTCCTGCTCGAGGCCGGCCGCGACATCTCCGACCTCGTGCCGCAGATGTACGACATCTCCGGCTGGTCCCACCGGCTGCTCTGGGGCGCGTCGGTCGACATCAGCGCCACGGTCGCCCCGCGCGTGGCCACCACACCCGTGACGATCGCGGCGCCGACCGGTGCCGTGCCCGCCGCGAAGGGTCGCGACCTGGTCCTGACCCTGCGCGACGGTGCCGATGTCCGCGCCGTGAACGCCCTGCTCGACCTCGGCGTCAAGCTGCGCCGCACCGACGCCGCCACCGTCGTGGTCCCGGCCGTGGCGCGCCGCGACGCCCAGGTGGTGGCCGACCGCTTCGGCGTACGGTTCAGCACCGCACCCCGCGGCACCGGGGGCACACCGTTCGAGGCGCCGGTGCTGGCCGCCGCGGTGTCGGCCGACGAGTTGTTCGCCCTGCGCGAGATGGGCTTCGAGGTGCGTACCGTCTCGACCGCCCTGCTCAGCGCGGGCGCGGACCTCTCGGCCGTCGACACCCTCGTGGTGTCCTCCGGACTGTCCTACGCGCAGCTCAACCCCGTGGGCAAGGCAGAGGTCGACGAGTTGCTGGCCCGCGGCGGCGTGGTCACCCGCGGCGCCACCGGCGCGGCGTTCAACGCGGCGACCGGTCTGCTCCCGGCCACGGCGGTGACCGGGCGCGGCGACGCGAACGGTGTGGTCGCCGTGCAGAACACCGGCCCGGTCGTCGGCGCCGGCTCGCTGCCGCACTCGTTCGTCTACTCGCCGATCTGGTTCACCGGCACCGGTTTCACCGTCGAGCAGCGGTATGCCGCCGACCCGCTGGTCGCCGGGCACTGGCTCCCGTCGGCACCCGGCGCGGGCGGCCCGGAGCAGGCGGCGGGCCAGGCCTCGGTGATCTCGGGCGCCACCACCCGCGGCGGCCGGGCGGTGCTGTTCGGGACCGAGCCCCTCTTCCGCGCCCACCCCAAGGGCCTCTACGCGCAGTTCGCCCGCGCGCTCTTCTGGACTTCCTCGTAG
- a CDS encoding ABC transporter substrate-binding protein, which yields MRYRLTAAAAILALSIAGCGGATSDAGTDDKPAAGSKGTVKLAINPWVGYEANAAVLGYLLEHELGYTVDKKNLKEEIAWQGFETGEVDAIVENWGHDDLKKTYITDKKTAVDLGPTGNKGVIGWYVPQWMADKYPDITDGKNLNKYADLFKTSESKGKGQLLDGDPSFVTNDKALVANLKLNYEVVFSGSEAAIIKAAQQATAQKKPLLFYFYEPQWLFAKEKYARVKLPAYTAGCDADPKKVACDYPDYILDKIASKKFADTNSPAYQLIKNFTWTNDDQNLVSDYITNQGMTAEAAGEKWAKEHEATWKPWIPAKS from the coding sequence ATGAGATATCGGCTCACCGCCGCAGCGGCGATCCTGGCTCTGAGCATCGCCGGTTGTGGCGGGGCGACCTCCGATGCCGGCACCGACGACAAACCCGCCGCCGGATCCAAGGGCACCGTCAAACTCGCCATCAACCCCTGGGTCGGCTACGAAGCCAACGCCGCCGTCCTCGGATACCTCCTGGAACACGAACTCGGCTACACCGTCGACAAGAAGAACCTCAAAGAGGAAATCGCCTGGCAAGGCTTCGAAACCGGTGAAGTCGACGCCATCGTCGAGAACTGGGGCCACGACGACCTCAAGAAGACCTACATCACCGACAAAAAAACCGCCGTCGACCTCGGCCCCACCGGCAACAAAGGCGTCATCGGCTGGTACGTCCCCCAGTGGATGGCCGACAAGTACCCCGACATCACCGACGGCAAGAACCTCAACAAGTACGCCGACCTCTTCAAAACCTCCGAATCCAAAGGCAAAGGCCAGCTCCTCGACGGCGACCCCTCCTTCGTCACCAACGACAAAGCCCTGGTCGCCAACCTCAAACTGAACTACGAAGTCGTCTTCTCCGGCAGCGAGGCCGCCATCATCAAGGCCGCCCAGCAAGCCACCGCCCAGAAAAAACCCCTGCTGTTCTACTTCTACGAACCGCAGTGGCTCTTCGCCAAAGAGAAGTACGCCCGCGTGAAACTCCCCGCGTACACCGCCGGCTGCGACGCCGACCCCAAGAAGGTCGCCTGCGACTACCCCGACTACATCCTGGACAAGATCGCGTCGAAGAAGTTCGCCGACACCAACAGCCCCGCGTACCAGCTCATCAAGAACTTCACCTGGACCAACGACGACCAGAACCTCGTCTCGGACTACATCACCAACCAGGGCATGACCGCCGAAGCCGCCGGCGAGAAATGGGCCAAGGAACACGAAGCCACCTGGAAGCCGTGGATCCCGGCCAAGAGCTGA